The region tttgtctgcgGCTTCCCGCAATAACCCAATCAAAATACTCCCATCACCGACCCAACCCAAGAATTTTGCATTCCGCCAGGGCTGGGGATGATTCAAGGTGTCTTAAACGGGCAGACTGGGCATTGTAATATGGCACAGGTCAGGCTGTGTGGTCACAAATGCCATTAGTTTCTGGTCAATCTGTCACATTATATGGGCAGCAGAGGTCACCCCAGAAAGAATTAGCGCTGGATAAATTAGTAATCTGACTTAAGTAGGGCTTTGCGCATGGAAAGCTTTGCCCTTGGTGACAAACAGATTTTGTTGACATACAGATAATAGCAATGCCTAGTTATTTGCAACTACAGCACTCTTGTGTCATCAACTGGAGAAGCGAGAGGGAAACAACATTTATCCACACTAGATACAATCTTCATTTTCTTGGGGGAGAGGGCCAAGATAGTATGATATAAAGATATTCCATTGTGTAAAAATTTTATTGGTGTTTTGTTTAACATTGCCCATAGAACCTCAGTCCTACATTTCAATCATTATAGAAGAGCTTTGCTTATATAGACCCCAACAATACCCTCTATTAGGGAAAAGTACTGTAGAGCACAGCTGgaattttgaaatggaatatttgGTCCTAAATGAAGCTGCTACCATCATCACATGTACACCTTTTTGATGACCCACTTCAAATTGCTTATGGAACAAATAATGGATTCCAGCAAACCAGTGGCAACATAACATATTCcatatttcactccatctcTCTCAAAAGCACCCTTTTTATTTAGTAAGGGCTATTGTAAAACCACTTGGACTAAAATGGACTATCAAACACTTGTCTTGCATCTTTACTGAACATTGTTACACCAGCCTCAACTTCACATGCCAATAACCTCAGAAAAAATTCCCTAGTCTTAAAGTTCAGTCAGTACATGATATTGAAGTACAAATGTTTAACTCAGTTCTCAAAGTATCAAACTGGGCAATTTCATCTTGCTCCAAAGCGGTAATGTTACAGTGTACACACTTTTGATTTTTAGCCTTTACATCCCCCTTCTTCTCCCAAATGGTATGACCCAGTCCCTGGATGCAACACAGGAGTTTTGAATGTTATACAGAACAGGTTATGATTAAAATTCGCAGCATTCTGTTCTGCTGCAAACATTGCCATCCCACCTCCCAAGGAAATCCTCCAAACCAATCATGCCTAGCCAACACATTGGCGCTCACCCTGTTAACTGTATTGATCAGGCCCTATCTATACCTATTGGACACAGTGACTGATTCACCTTGGTTGGCTGAGCAGTCATGAACATTTACTGGAGCCATTCCAGAATGTTCCCTATCCTTGGTAAGACATCCAATCACAACCAGCCTAGACAGCCATAAACCAGCAGGCACTCAAGGGGGGAAATGGGAAAACCAGTGGGCAGGAGGGGCACCGTGGGAGCAGTCAATGCCTTATGACCAAGAACGATTAGACCAAAGAGACTGTACAGGACTGGACCAAATGATGGATCTTCTTAAGCCCCATTCTTCCCAGTAAATTATTTACCTaacttgtctagatatagctaAGACTCGTATTTTGATGTCTCTTGTTATAACAGTGCCAATCACTGTCCATTGTGACTTGTATGTCTCCTGTGCTTCTAGCATGCACTTGCTTCGGGCGTGAAGTAgtaaataaactttcattatttTCTCAATCAATTAATCTGCTCTTCTTGTGTTTAGTTCTATTTTTCTTTCATCCTCACATATTCCTCAGCAACATATTGTTGTATGATGCACTTTGTAGGCTACTATCTAACTGGGGCTTGACCATTGGCAACTAACTGCTCTGTTTTCTTAGTCTAAACCACCTGTTTTCTTTGTTGCGATTAATGTACTACATCCTTCCCACATCCTTCACGCTGCAATAAACACAACAGGAGCcgtttgtttcaaaatatttttctgtaaattttTAATACAAACTTAAAAAATCTGAACAATATAAACAATTATGATGCAACACCTACTGTATACTCTTCTGTCCAACTGAGATATGACATTTGTTTTACCCCCATGTACACGTTCCATACTGACTTATTGCACAAATTCAGTAGAAAATTAATACTTCCGGAATTGACATTGGAATTGTACAAGATAGGAAACTTTACATCTGGAAAGAAAATACAACTCATCTGCGGATATAGTGAATCTCTAACCCTCTTACTATACAGTTGGGTTTTATAGGCTTTTGTATAAAAAGTAAAGCTGCTTTAGCTTTCTCTATTTCTCTGGATTTTAATACAGCAAATGTAGAAAAGATAAGGCTTACAACCTTACGGTGTATCTTGTACAAAGTATATCAATATATACTCTTAAGCTGGAAAATGAATATAGTATACACATACACTATGGTCTCTGAATGGCTTTCACAAATATAGAAAACCGTAAGAACATAGCCATACTTACACAATTTGCACAATTCATTACAAACCATTCAGTTTCTCTGTGTCAACACTACATAAAGGTCCTTCTCAAAATATGCCAATGACTTGACAATTATCATAGAAACCTTCAAATTCCATAAAAGTCCACCTCAAGATTAAATTGTGCTATACTTCAAGTACAGTTCAGAAGAAACAACATAGTCTGTAAAACAACTCCAGTACTGAAACACTTGTTTAGGTAGTTGTGCAGCAACAAGTGGTGCCCACTCAGCAGTGGGGAGAAACCAACACTGGCCCCAAATGGCAGTCTTTGTCATCTAAGTAAGAGATGGACATTCCAACTGACATTGAACATTTCAAATGTCCAAGATAACACGCTTCCTTCAATACAAAAGTCTTGTTTTCATTCCAAAAATGCCTTCCAATAAAATTTCATCAACACACACATATCCCTGCCCTGTTGAGTACACATTGCAACCTTTTGTCATAAAATCAAGCTGGCCCACTTTCTTCACATGAGAACAGAGTCCTTCCTAACAGGAGTAAATATAACAGTTCCTAACATGTTATGTTCAAACTGCGCAAGTCTCAAAACTTCCTGTATCATTTCCTTTTCCACTTTAGCACTTTTCAACTTTCTGGACTTCAACTAAGAGTCCTATCTAGCAGCTTTCAGGTAAGAGCATGCCTTATGTGGACCTCACTTAACAGAGACAGCATGAGATGCTGACGTAGTAGCCAGAGTCCTGTCGGCTCAGTTAGCCACCATGACCTGGGGGTAGGGCTGGCCAGGGTACTGGATGGTGTTCAGGTTGAAGTTGAGGCCGTCCAGGTAGGACTTGGCACTGTCGTTCAGGTTGTTTGGAGACGGCATCTGGTCGAAGCCGCCCAGGCCGAACCCAAAGGTGTCTTGGATGAAGAGGTTGTTGAAGCCCAGAGTGTCTGCCATCATCTTTGGCTGGGGGTTGTAGACAAACTCCTTTGCATTGGGGGACAGCGCGCGTGCCGGCTTGTTTGTTGGGACGTTAGTGGGGTACTGAGACGCCTTCTGCTTCATGTACTCCGTCGGGGACATGCGGGGGCCGGACTTCTTCTGGGTCTTGGGCTTGGTCGAGCCGAACTTGGTCTGGGCAAACTCTGCCGTCGTCATTGTTGGGGTGTTGTTGCGCTGGAAGATGGTCGGGCTGACCGAGCTgctgctgaacatcatgcccgAGGATGGCGATGGCGACTTCTCCGGCGAGAGGGTCCCCAAGGTGTTTTCGATCGGACGGAACACCTGGGCGTCTGGGTTGAACCCGCTGGAGGAGATGACCTCCTTGTCGCATGCCACATCCTCCTCCTCCGCTGCTGCGTAGAGGATCTTCACCGGCCCCCGCTCCCCCATGCGGTAGGAAACCTCCTTGGGGTCCACCCAGATGCTCAGCTCCTCGGGAAGGTGGCCCTTCACATCGGTGATGTCGAGCCCACTGGCGTCGCAGGCCTTCAGAACCACTGGGTCCAGGGTGGTGCTGATCCGGACACACCGGTACCCTGAGCCCTTGAATGGCTTCTCTGGGTACCAGTGACCCTCAAACTTGGCAAGCAGTCCCTTTTCAAGAGCCTCTGCGAACATGTTCACCCGCCGGCGGGGAAGCTTGTTGTACAGGTAGGACACGAGGAAGTTGAGGGCGACTTGGATCTCGACCTGCATGGCTGTCTTCGTAGTTGGCTGATGCTGTGTTAAACTTCTGACTTCCAGATGACAAACTCGCTCTTCGGTCTTT is a window of Branchiostoma lanceolatum isolate klBraLanc5 chromosome 8, klBraLanc5.hap2, whole genome shotgun sequence DNA encoding:
- the LOC136439699 gene encoding protein Tob1-like, yielding MQVEIQVALNFLVSYLYNKLPRRRVNMFAEALEKGLLAKFEGHWYPEKPFKGSGYRCVRISTTLDPVVLKACDASGLDITDVKGHLPEELSIWVDPKEVSYRMGERGPVKILYAAAEEEDVACDKEVISSSGFNPDAQVFRPIENTLGTLSPEKSPSPSSGMMFSSSSVSPTIFQRNNTPTMTTAEFAQTKFGSTKPKTQKKSGPRMSPTEYMKQKASQYPTNVPTNKPARALSPNAKEFVYNPQPKMMADTLGFNNLFIQDTFGFGLGGFDQMPSPNNLNDSAKSYLDGLNFNLNTIQYPGQPYPQVMVAN